From a single Dendropsophus ebraccatus isolate aDenEbr1 chromosome 8, aDenEbr1.pat, whole genome shotgun sequence genomic region:
- the LOC138799181 gene encoding uncharacterized protein: protein MVLCAESDLKQKWRTVLNKFIKELAREQRSSAASQAKRKPYIYRKEMMFVTTSGQILQANLDPDSDLEGKQKKSRGPSKRSAQAGKGSKRAAKGKKSSVVIVPPRPPRMRKRRVVRSRAFISEQVDAGILTLLQRRATEDGMDDFGRVVAAQVRRLPLHRRNDFMTFALNSVEFFLPPYKPPDVDTLVSSLRLVCAEQPGSSNSDRS, encoded by the exons ATGGTTCTCTGTGCAGAGAGTGACCTGAAGCAGAAATGGCGCACTGTGCTAAACAAGTTCATAAAGGAACTGGCCCGTGAGCAACGGAGCAGCGCAGCCTCGCAGGCCAAACGCAAGCCGTACATATACCGGAAGGAGATGATGTTTGTTACAACTAGCGGGCAGATCCTTCA GGCTAACCTGGATCCTGACTCTGATTTGGAAGGCAAACAGAAGAAATCGAGAGGTCCTTCCAAACGTTCTGCACAAGCAGGAAAGGGATCCAAACGGGCTGCCAAAGGGAAGAAGAGCTCAGTGGTGATTGTGCCTCCGCGACCCCCCAGAATGAGGAAGAGACGCGTGGTCCGCAGCAGGGCCTTCATTTCCGAGCAGGTGGATGCCGGGATCCTGACCCTTTTGCAGAGGAGAGCCACTGAAGATGGCATGGATGACTTTGGGCGTGTGGTAGCGGCTCAAGTACGCCGCCTGCCGCTGCACAGACGTAATGACTTCATGACTTTTGCCCTCAACTCTGTGGAGTTTTTTCTGCCGCCCTATAAACCCCCCGATGTTGATACTCTGGTATCGAGCCTACGATTAGTGTGCGCCGAGCAACCAGGCAGCTCAAACTCAGATCGTTCCTAG